One stretch of Streptomyces sp. A2-16 DNA includes these proteins:
- a CDS encoding ABC transporter substrate-binding protein: MRRSALAAVAAIGSASLLLSACSKADDNGGDESKSAGANAATKGVVNASTQKGGTVTYEYSDVPDSFDPGNTYYAYMYNLSRLYARPLMTFAPGPGEEGNKLVPDLAESAGVPSDGGKTWTYKIRSGLKYQDGTAITSKDVKYAVERSNFARDVLSLGPNYFQQFLVGGKDYKGPYKDKSAEGLKSIETPDDNTIVFKLDRAFQEFDYLVATPQTAPVPQAKDTGVDYVKSIVSSGSYKFQSYKEGQQAVLVRNENWDAKTDPLRKQYPDKIVVKLKVNAETIDQDVQSGDAIDLGGTGVQAATQAKVVNDANLKANTDNTYGGRLVYMAINTQVAPFDKVECRKAVEYAIDKVSVQTAEGGPIRGDIATTVLPPDITGYQKADVYATTGNKGDVAKAKEQLKACGKSSISTNLSARSDRPQEIDAATAIIASLKKVGINASLKQYPSGKYFTDYAGVPTFDKKQNIGLHMMQWGADWPSGYGFLQQILHGDAIGASGNTNLSYLNDKQINEMLEKAIATEDDSARNALYAQIDKRAMDLAALVPLTYFKVLLYRPAGFTNLVSTAAFSGQYDYLNIGTTKK, encoded by the coding sequence ATGCGAAGGTCAGCGCTGGCCGCAGTGGCGGCCATCGGCAGTGCGAGCCTGTTGCTCTCGGCTTGCAGCAAGGCCGATGACAACGGTGGAGACGAAAGCAAGTCGGCAGGGGCCAACGCAGCGACCAAGGGTGTCGTCAACGCCTCCACCCAGAAGGGTGGGACGGTCACGTACGAGTACTCCGACGTCCCGGACTCCTTCGACCCCGGCAACACGTACTACGCCTACATGTACAACCTCAGCCGGCTGTACGCCCGCCCGCTGATGACCTTCGCGCCCGGTCCGGGCGAGGAGGGCAACAAGCTGGTCCCGGACCTCGCCGAGAGCGCCGGTGTGCCCAGCGACGGCGGCAAGACGTGGACGTACAAGATCCGTTCCGGCCTGAAGTACCAGGACGGCACCGCGATCACCTCGAAGGACGTCAAGTACGCCGTCGAGCGCTCGAACTTCGCGCGTGACGTGCTCTCCCTCGGCCCGAACTACTTCCAGCAGTTCCTCGTGGGCGGCAAGGACTACAAGGGCCCCTACAAGGACAAGAGCGCCGAGGGCCTGAAGTCCATCGAGACGCCGGACGACAACACGATCGTCTTCAAGCTCGACCGTGCCTTCCAGGAGTTCGACTACCTGGTGGCGACGCCGCAGACGGCTCCGGTGCCGCAGGCCAAGGACACCGGCGTCGACTACGTCAAGAGCATCGTCTCCTCGGGCTCGTACAAGTTCCAGAGCTACAAGGAGGGCCAGCAGGCCGTCCTCGTGCGCAACGAGAACTGGGACGCGAAGACGGACCCGCTGCGCAAGCAGTACCCGGACAAGATCGTCGTCAAGCTGAAGGTCAACGCCGAGACGATCGACCAGGACGTCCAGTCCGGTGACGCGATCGACCTCGGTGGTACCGGTGTCCAGGCCGCGACCCAGGCGAAGGTCGTCAACGACGCCAACCTGAAGGCCAACACGGACAACACCTACGGTGGCCGTCTGGTCTACATGGCGATCAACACCCAGGTCGCGCCGTTCGACAAGGTCGAGTGCCGCAAGGCCGTCGAGTACGCCATCGACAAGGTCTCCGTGCAGACCGCCGAGGGCGGCCCGATCCGCGGTGACATCGCCACGACCGTCCTGCCGCCGGACATCACCGGCTACCAGAAGGCGGACGTCTACGCGACCACCGGCAACAAGGGTGACGTCGCCAAGGCCAAGGAGCAGCTGAAGGCCTGCGGCAAGTCGAGCATCAGCACCAACCTCTCGGCCCGCAGCGACCGTCCGCAGGAGATCGACGCGGCCACCGCGATCATCGCCTCGCTGAAGAAGGTCGGCATCAACGCCAGCCTGAAGCAGTACCCGTCGGGCAAGTACTTCACCGACTACGCCGGTGTCCCGACCTTCGACAAGAAGCAGAACATCGGTCTGCACATGATGCAGTGGGGTGCCGACTGGCCCTCCGGCTACGGCTTCCTGCAGCAGATCCTGCACGGTGACGCGATCGGTGCCTCCGGCAACACCAACCTCTCGTACCTGAACGACAAGCAGATCAACGAGATGCTGGAGAAGGCCATCGCCACCGAGGACGACTCGGCGCGCAACGCCCTGTACGCCCAGATCGACAAGCGTGCGATGGACCTGGCGGCGCTCGTCCCGCTGACCTACTTCAAGGTCCTGCTGTACCGTCCGGCCGGCTTCACCAACCTGGTGTCCACGGCGGCCTTCAGCGGTCAGTACGACTACCTCAACATCGGCACGACCAAGAAGTAG
- a CDS encoding ABC transporter permease, producing the protein MISYILRRTFAAVILLLVVTAVTFAIFFLLPRMAGQTADQLAQQYLGKSPTKADILAVKQNLGLDDPLYLQYWHFIKGVVSGATYNLGPTTAHCDAPCFGYSFKTHEAVWPQLTSRIPVTASLALGAAVLWLVSGVVIGVISALKPGSFFDRSFMGVALAGVSLPMFFTGNLALLLFTYQWPIFGRTYVPFTENPAQWANTLFPAWCSLALLYSAIYARLTRSGMLETMNEDFIRTARAKGLRERNVVARHGLRAALTPIITVFGMDLGLLLGGAVITETVFSLPGIGQYAVQGITDNDLPPILGVTLLAAIFVVVANLLVDLLYAAADPRVRLS; encoded by the coding sequence GTGATCTCGTACATCCTCCGTCGGACGTTCGCGGCAGTGATCCTGCTGTTGGTCGTCACCGCGGTCACCTTCGCGATCTTCTTCCTGCTGCCACGGATGGCCGGCCAGACCGCCGACCAGCTCGCGCAGCAGTACCTGGGCAAGAGCCCGACGAAGGCGGACATCCTCGCGGTCAAGCAGAACCTGGGTCTGGACGACCCGCTGTACCTGCAGTACTGGCACTTCATCAAGGGTGTCGTGTCCGGGGCCACCTACAACCTGGGTCCCACGACCGCGCACTGCGACGCGCCGTGCTTCGGCTACTCCTTCAAGACCCACGAGGCGGTCTGGCCGCAGCTCACCTCGCGCATCCCGGTGACCGCGTCGCTGGCCCTCGGTGCCGCCGTGCTGTGGCTGGTCTCCGGTGTCGTGATCGGTGTGATCTCCGCGCTCAAGCCCGGCAGCTTCTTCGACCGCAGCTTCATGGGTGTCGCGCTCGCCGGTGTCTCGCTGCCCATGTTCTTCACGGGCAACCTGGCGCTGCTGCTCTTCACCTACCAGTGGCCGATCTTCGGCCGCACCTACGTGCCGTTCACGGAGAATCCGGCCCAGTGGGCCAACACGCTCTTCCCGGCCTGGTGCTCGCTCGCTCTGCTGTACTCCGCCATCTACGCCCGGCTGACCCGTTCGGGCATGCTGGAGACGATGAACGAGGACTTCATCCGCACGGCCCGCGCCAAGGGCCTGCGCGAGCGCAACGTGGTCGCCCGGCACGGCCTCAGGGCCGCCCTGACGCCGATCATCACCGTGTTCGGCATGGACCTGGGTCTGCTGCTCGGCGGTGCGGTGATCACCGAGACCGTCTTCTCGCTGCCCGGCATCGGCCAGTACGCGGTCCAGGGCATCACCGACAACGACCTGCCCCCGATCCTCGGCGTCACCCTGCTGGCCGCCATCTTCGTCGTAGTCGCAAATCTCCTGGTGGACCTGTTGTACGCCGCCGCCGACCCGCGGGTGAGGCTCTCGTGA
- a CDS encoding ABC transporter ATP-binding protein: protein MTELSKTGAALGEPAPGNAPDAFLAVRDLKVHFPTDDGLVKSVDGLSFQVEKGKTLCIVGESGSGKSVTSLAIMGLHRLGARGKNVQMSGEIWLDGKELISADPDEVRRLRGREMAMIFQDPLSAMHPYYTIGNQIVEAYRVHHDVNKKTARKRAIEMLDRVGIPEPGKRIDSYPHEFSGGMRQRAMIAMALVNNPELLIADEPTTALDVTVQAQILDLIRDLQKEFGSAVVLITHDLGVVAEIADDVLVMYGGRCVERGSVDDVFERPQHPYTWGLLGSMPRIDRETSERLIPVKGQPPSLINVPSGCAFHPRCPYADIPKGDVTRTVRPELQEVGAGHFSACHLSLEDRTRIWTEEIAPKL from the coding sequence GTGACCGAACTGTCCAAGACCGGTGCCGCGCTGGGCGAGCCCGCGCCCGGCAACGCTCCCGACGCCTTCCTCGCGGTCCGCGACCTCAAGGTGCACTTCCCGACCGACGACGGCCTGGTCAAGTCCGTCGACGGGCTCAGCTTCCAGGTGGAGAAGGGCAAGACCCTCTGCATCGTGGGCGAGTCGGGCTCCGGCAAGTCCGTCACCTCGCTGGCCATCATGGGCCTGCACCGGCTGGGCGCACGCGGCAAGAACGTCCAGATGTCCGGCGAGATCTGGCTGGACGGCAAGGAACTGATCTCCGCCGACCCGGACGAGGTGCGCCGGCTGCGCGGCCGCGAGATGGCGATGATCTTCCAGGACCCGCTGTCCGCGATGCACCCGTACTACACGATCGGCAACCAGATCGTGGAGGCGTACCGGGTCCACCACGACGTCAACAAGAAGACCGCGCGCAAGCGGGCGATCGAGATGCTCGACCGGGTCGGCATCCCCGAGCCCGGCAAGCGGATCGACAGCTACCCGCACGAGTTCTCCGGCGGTATGCGCCAGCGCGCGATGATCGCCATGGCGCTCGTCAACAACCCCGAGCTGCTCATCGCGGACGAGCCGACGACCGCCCTGGACGTCACCGTCCAGGCGCAGATCCTCGACCTCATCCGGGACCTGCAGAAGGAGTTCGGCTCCGCGGTCGTCCTCATCACCCACGACCTGGGTGTGGTCGCCGAGATCGCCGACGACGTCCTCGTGATGTACGGCGGCCGGTGCGTGGAGCGCGGCAGCGTCGACGACGTCTTCGAGCGCCCGCAGCACCCGTACACCTGGGGTCTGCTGGGCTCGATGCCGCGCATCGACCGGGAGACCTCCGAGCGGCTCATCCCCGTCAAGGGTCAGCCGCCGAGCCTCATCAACGTCCCCTCGGGCTGCGCCTTCCACCCCCGCTGCCCGTACGCGGACATCCCCAAGGGCGATGTCACCCGTACCGTGCGCCCGGAGCTCCAAGAGGTCGGCGCCGGGCACTTCTCCGCGTGCCACCTCTCGCTGGAGGACCGCACGCGGATCTGGACCGAAGAGATTGCGCCGAAGCTGTGA